A single genomic interval of Tursiops truncatus isolate mTurTru1 chromosome 1, mTurTru1.mat.Y, whole genome shotgun sequence harbors:
- the CR2 gene encoding complement receptor type 2 isoform X2: MGASGPLWVFLAFAVPGVLGQCKFLPRYPFAKPKIQSDQSEFAVGTTWQYECLPGYVKRSFFITCLETSKWSNAQPVCKRKSCVSPRELLHGSVLAPRGIVFGSTITYSCDKGYRLIGDSSATCIISDNIVTWDKEMPFCESIPCESPPAISNGGFYSSSSEDFYYGMVVTYKCHVGQNGKKLFDLVGEKSIYCTSKDNRIGIWNSPPPRCIPVVKCPIPEVENGIMESGFRRSFSLNDSVMFKCKPGFTMKGSNTVWCQPNSKWNPPLPRCFKGCLPPPHIYHGNYNRLDEEFFAVGQEVSYSCEPGYTLIGTNPMQCTSLGTWRHPAPNCEAKSCDAIPDQLLNGHVVAPPNLQLGAEVAFVCDKGYRLNGQSSSQCVSEGMRVLWNNKFPVCERIFCDPPPRIKNGRNSYHPSPIAINAVVRYSCSSAFRLIGESILFCITKDNVNGIWDKAAPICEYYNKNSICSEPIVPGGYRNKMSRPPYRHGDSVTFTCNANFTMKGNKTVWCQANKTWGPTPLPTCESDISLECPSLPTIANGYHTGESVDSFAPGLSVTYSCEPGYLLLGEKTIRCLSSGDWSAVAPTCKEAECKPPGPFLNGQLKRPTSLRVGATVNFFCSEGYRLQGQPSSQCVIVGQRAFWTKFPVCEEILCPPPPPILNGRHTGSSSMNVRYGSTVTYTCDRGPEQGVNFILTGERTIRCTTDSQKTGTWSGPAPRCELSVSEVRCPPPQILRGQISSGQKDQYSYNDTVVFACVFGFTMKGSKGIRCNAQGSWEPSVPVCEKDCQAPPKILHGQKEDRHMIRFDPGTSIKYSCDPGYVLVGEESIHCTSEGVWIPTAPTCKVAECEPIGKQVFKKPKNQLIRLDVNSSCDEGYRLSESVYQQCQGTIPWFMEIRLCKDITCPPPPVIYNGVHTGGSSDVLYGTTVTYTCNPGPERGVKFNLIGESTIRCTSNDQETGIWSGPAPVCKLSLPAVQCSHVHIANGYKISSKEAPYFYNDSVIFKCNNGFTLKGSSQVRCKANNTWDPETPVCEKGCQPPSELHHGRHTGGNRVLFVSGMTVDYTCDPGYLLVGNRSIHCMPSGNWSPSAPRCEEAPCQPLKEGLREVPVGSPVVPVNMSCQDGYRLTGHAYRKCQDDRNRVWFQKILLCKVIRCQPPPVINNGRHRGVMAEHFLYGNEVSYECDQGFYLLGEKSIRCISDSKGRGSWRGPPPQCIKSPPVTHCPNPEVTHGYKLNKTRSSYSHNDIVHVACDPGFIMNGSHLIRCHTDNKWVPGVPTCIKKAFLGCQRPFKIPHGNHTGGDIARFSPGMSILYSCNRGYLLVGEAVLLCTHEGTWNGPVPYCKEVNCSFPEHINGIQSGLEPGKMYQYGAVITLECEDGYTLEGSPQSQCQEDHGWNPPLAVCKSPSSLVPLICGFSAGVVTLFCLGAITLRMILKHRERNYYTNTNRKEDVRLETLEVYSVDPYNLAN; this comes from the exons ATGGGCGCCTCGGGTCCGCTCTGGGTTTTCTTGGCTTTCGCCGTGCCAGGGGTCCTCG GTCAGTGTAAGTTCCTGCCAAGGTATCCTTTTGCTAAGCCTAAAATTCAGAGTGATCAGTCTGAGTTTGCTGTTGGGACAACTTGGCAATATGAATGTCTTCCTGGGTATGTCAAGAGGTCATTCTTTATCACCTGCCTAGAAACCTCCAAGTGGTCAAATGCTCAGCCAGTCTGTAAAC GTAAATCATGTGTGAGTCCTAGAGAACTCCTCCATGGCTCTGTCCTTGCACCCAGGGGTATCGTGTTTGGGTCAACAATTACATATTCTTGTGATAAAGG ATATCGACTCATTGGTGACTCCTCTGCCACATGTATTATCTCAGACAATATTGTAACCTGGGATAAGGAAATGCCTTTTTGTGAAT CTATTCCTTGTGAGTCACCCCCAGCCATCTCCAATGGAGGCTTTTACAGCAGCAGTAGCGAGGACTTTTACTATGGAATGGTGGTTACTTATAAGTGCCATGTTGGACAGAATGGGAAAAAGCTGTTTGACCTCGTGGGTGAAAAGTCAATATATTGCACCAGCAAAGACAATCGAATTGGCATCTGGAACAGCCCTCCCCCTCGGTGTATTCCTGTAGTCAAATGCCCAATTCCAGAAGTTGAAAATGGAATTATGGAATCTGGATTTAGACGCTCATTTTCCTTAAATGATTCTGTGATGTTTAAGTGTAAGCCTGGCTTTACCATGAAAGGCAGCAACACAGTATGGTGCCAACCAAACAGCAAATGGAACCCTCCACTGCCAAGGTGCTTCAAGG GGTGTCTACCACCTCCACATATCTACCACGGTAATTATAACAGATTGGATGAGGAATTCTTTGCAGTTGGACAGGAAGTGTCCTACAGCTGTGAGCCTGGCTATACTCTCATTGGAACTAACCCTATGCAGTGTACCTCCTTGGGAACCTGGAGGCATCCAGCCCCCAACTGTGAAG CGAAATCATGTGATGCCATTCCAGACCAACTTCTCAACGGTCATGTGGTAGCTCCTCCTAATCTCCAGCTTGGGGCAGAGGTTGCATTTGTTTGTGATAAGGG GTACCGGTTAAATGGCCAATCTTCTAGTCAGTGTGTCTCAGAAGGAATGAGAGTACTCTGGAATAATAAGTTTCCTGTCTGTGAAC GGATTTTTTGTGACCCTCCTCCTCGTATCAAAAATGGGCGGAATAGTTATCATCCTAGTCCCATAGCTATTAACGCTGTGGTGAGGTACAGCTGCTCGAGTGCCTTCCGCCTCATTGGAGaaagtattcttttttgtatAACTAAAGACAATGTAAATGGAATCTGGGATAAAGCTGCTCCTATCTGtgaatattacaataaaaattctaTTTGCTCTGAGCCCATAGTACCAGGtggatacagaaataaaatgtctaGACCACCATACAGACATGGTGATTCTGTGACATTTACCTGTAATGCCAACTTCAccatgaaaggaaacaaaactgttTGGTGCCAAGCAAATAAAACATGGGGACCAACACCACTACCAACCTGTGAGAGTG ataTCTCCCTGGAGTGTCCATCACTTCCCACAATCGCCAACGGGTATCACACAGGGGAGAGCGTTGATTCCTTTGCCCCGGGATTGTCTGTGACCTACAGCTGTGAACCTGGTTACTTGCTTCTTGGAGAAAAGACCATTCGCTGTTTGTCTTCGGGAGACTGGAGTGCTGTCGCTCCCACATGTAAAG AGGCAGAGTGTAAGCCTCCAGGACCATTTCTCAATGGGCAGTTAAAGAGGCCCACAAGTCTTCGGGTTGGTGCAACTGTGAACTTTTTCTGTAGTGAAGG GTATCGATTACAAGGCCAACCTTCTAGCCAGTGTGTAATTGTTGGACAGCGTGCTTTTTGGACCAAATTTCCAGTATGTGAAG AAATTCTTTGCCCACCACCTCCTCCTATTCTCAATGGAAGACATACGGGCAGCTCTTCAATGAATGTTCGGTATGGAAGCACAGTCACTTACACCTGTGACCGGGGCCCAGAGCAAGGAGTGAACTTCATTCTCACTGGGGAGAGAACTATCCGTTGTACCACTGATAGTCAGAAGACTGGGACCTGGAGCGGCCCTGCCCCACGCTGTGAACTTTCTGTTTCTGAGGTTCGGTGTCCACCTCCCCAGATCCTAAGAGGCCAAATATCATCCGGGCAGAAAGATCAATATTCCTATAATGACACTGTGGTATTTGCTTGCGTATTTGGCTTCACCATGAAGGGCAGCAAGGGAATCCGATGTAATGCCCAAGGCTCATGGGAACCATCGGTACCAGTCTGTGAAAAGG ATTGTCAAGCTCCTCCTAAAATTCTCCATGGGCAAAAGGAAGATAGACACATGATTCGCTTTGACCCTGGAACATCCATAAAATATAGCTGCGACCCTGGCTATGTGCTGGTGGGAGAAGAATCCATACATTGTACCTCTGAGGGAGTGTGGATACCCACTGCCCCCACATGCAAAG TGGCAGAATGTGAACCTATAGGAAAGCAAGTCTTTAAAAAACCCAAGAACCAACTTATTAGACTAGATGTCAACTCTTCTTGTGATGAAGG GTACCGGCTAAGCGAGAGTGTTTATCAGCAGTGCCAAGGCACAATTCCTTGGTTTATGGAGATTCGTCTCTGTAAAG ATATCACCTGCCCACCACCCCCTGTTATCTACAATGGAGTACACACAGGGGGTTCCTCAGATGTCCTATATGGGACCACAGTCACTTACACATGTAACCCCGGGCCAGAGAGAGGAGTGAAGTTCAACCTCATTGGGGAGAGCACCATCCGTTGTACAAGCAACGATCAAGAGACGGGCATCTGGAGTGGCCCCGCTCCTGTCTGTAAACTTTCCCTCCCTGCTGTTCAGTGCTCACATGTCCACATTGCAAATGGATACAAGATATCTAGCAAGGAAGCCCCATATTTCTACAATGACAGTGTGATATTCAAGTGTAATAATGGATTTACTTTGAAGGGCAGCAGTCAGGTTCGTTGCAAAGCCAATAACACCTGGGATCCTGAAACACCAGTTTGTGAAAAAG GCTGTCAGCCACCTTCTGAGCTCCACCATGGTCGGCATACAGGTGGAAATAGGGTCCTCTTTGTCTCTGGGATGACTGTAGACTACACCTGTGATCCTGGCTACTTGCTTGTGGGAAACAGATCCATTCACTGTATGCCTTCAGGAAATTGGAGTCCTTCTGCCCCTCGGTGTGAAG AAGCACCATGCCAACCTTTGAAAGAAGGTCTTCGAGAGGTTCCAGTTGGTTCACCTGTGGTACCagttaatatgtcctgccaagaTGG GTACCGGTTGACTGGACATGCTTATCGGAAATGTCAAGATGATAGGAATAGGGTTTGGTTCCAAAAGATTCTACTTTGTAaag TTATCCGCTGTCAACCTCCACCAGTGATTAACAATGGGAGGCACAGGGGTGTAATGGCAGAACACTTTCTGTATGGAAATGAAGTCTCTTATGAATGTGACCAAGGATTCTATCTTCTGGGAGAGAAAAGTATACGGTGCATAAGTGATTCTAAAGGACGTGGATCTTGGCGTGGACCTCCCCCACAGTGCATAAAATCTCCTCCTGTGACTCACTGCCCTAATCCAGAAGTCACACATGGATACAAGCTGAATAAAACTCGTTCTTCATATTCCCACAATGACATAGTACATGTTGCCTGTGATCCTGGCTTCATCATGAATGGGAGTCACTTGATTAGGTGTCATACTGACAACAAATGGGTGCCAGGTGTACCAACTTGTATCAAAAAGG CTTTCTTAGGATGTCAACGTCCGTTTAAGATCCCCCACGGAAATCATACCGGTGGAGACATAGCTCGATTTTCTCCCGGAATGTCAATCCTGTATAGCTGCAACCGAGGCTACCTGCTTGTAGGAGAGGCAGTCCTTCTTTGCACACATGAGGGAACCTGGAACGGACCTGTCCCTTATTGCAAAG AGGTGAACTGTAGCTTCCCAgagcatataaatggaatccagAGTGGTCTGGAGCCTGGAAAAATGTATCAGTATGGAGCTGTCATCACTTTAGAATGTGAAGATGGATATACCCTAGAAGGCAGTCCCCAGAGCCAGTGTCAGGAAGATCACGGATGGAACCCTCCCCTGGCTGTTTGCAAATCCCCAA GCTCACTTGTTCCTCTTATTTGTG
- the CR2 gene encoding complement receptor type 2 isoform X1 codes for MGASGPLWVFLAFAVPGVLGIFCDPPPRIKNGRNSYHPSPIAINAVVRYSCSSAFRLIGESILFCITKDNVNGIWDKAAPICEYYNKNSICSEPIVPGGYRNKMSRPPYRHGDSVTFTCNANFTMKGNKTVWCQANKTWGPTPLPTCESDISLECPSLPTIANGYHTGESVDSFAPGLSVTYSCEPGYLLLGEKTIRCLSSGDWSAVAPTCKEAECKPPGPFLNGQLKRPTSLRVGATVNFFCSEGYRLQGQPSSQCVIVGQRAFWTKFPVCEEILCPPPPPILNGRHTGSSSMNVRYGSTVTYTCDRGPEQGVNFILTGERTIRCTTDSQKTGTWSGPAPRCELSVSEVRCPPPQILRGQISSGQKDQYSYNDTVVFACVFGFTMKGSKGIRCNAQGSWEPSVPVCEKDCQAPPKILHGQKEDRHMIRFDPGTSIKYSCDPGYVLVGEESIHCTSEGVWIPTAPTCKVAECEPIGKQVFKKPKNQLIRLDVNSSCDEGYRLSESVYQQCQGTIPWFMEIRLCKDITCPPPPVIYNGVHTGGSSDVLYGTTVTYTCNPGPERGVKFNLIGESTIRCTSNDQETGIWSGPAPVCKLSLPAVQCSHVHIANGYKISSKEAPYFYNDSVIFKCNNGFTLKGSSQVRCKANNTWDPETPVCEKGCQPPSELHHGRHTGGNRVLFVSGMTVDYTCDPGYLLVGNRSIHCMPSGNWSPSAPRCEEAPCQPLKEGLREVPVGSPVVPVNMSCQDGYRLTGHAYRKCQDDRNRVWFQKILLCKVIRCQPPPVINNGRHRGVMAEHFLYGNEVSYECDQGFYLLGEKSIRCISDSKGRGSWRGPPPQCIKSPPVTHCPNPEVTHGYKLNKTRSSYSHNDIVHVACDPGFIMNGSHLIRCHTDNKWVPGVPTCIKKAFLGCQRPFKIPHGNHTGGDIARFSPGMSILYSCNRGYLLVGEAVLLCTHEGTWNGPVPYCKEVNCSFPEHINGIQSGLEPGKMYQYGAVITLECEDGYTLEGSPQSQCQEDHGWNPPLAVCKSPSSLVPLICGFSAGVVTLFCLGAITLRMILKHRERNYYTNTNRKEDVRLETLEVYSVDPYNLAN; via the exons ATGGGCGCCTCGGGTCCGCTCTGGGTTTTCTTGGCTTTCGCCGTGCCAGGGGTCCTCG GGATTTTTTGTGACCCTCCTCCTCGTATCAAAAATGGGCGGAATAGTTATCATCCTAGTCCCATAGCTATTAACGCTGTGGTGAGGTACAGCTGCTCGAGTGCCTTCCGCCTCATTGGAGaaagtattcttttttgtatAACTAAAGACAATGTAAATGGAATCTGGGATAAAGCTGCTCCTATCTGtgaatattacaataaaaattctaTTTGCTCTGAGCCCATAGTACCAGGtggatacagaaataaaatgtctaGACCACCATACAGACATGGTGATTCTGTGACATTTACCTGTAATGCCAACTTCAccatgaaaggaaacaaaactgttTGGTGCCAAGCAAATAAAACATGGGGACCAACACCACTACCAACCTGTGAGAGTG ataTCTCCCTGGAGTGTCCATCACTTCCCACAATCGCCAACGGGTATCACACAGGGGAGAGCGTTGATTCCTTTGCCCCGGGATTGTCTGTGACCTACAGCTGTGAACCTGGTTACTTGCTTCTTGGAGAAAAGACCATTCGCTGTTTGTCTTCGGGAGACTGGAGTGCTGTCGCTCCCACATGTAAAG AGGCAGAGTGTAAGCCTCCAGGACCATTTCTCAATGGGCAGTTAAAGAGGCCCACAAGTCTTCGGGTTGGTGCAACTGTGAACTTTTTCTGTAGTGAAGG GTATCGATTACAAGGCCAACCTTCTAGCCAGTGTGTAATTGTTGGACAGCGTGCTTTTTGGACCAAATTTCCAGTATGTGAAG AAATTCTTTGCCCACCACCTCCTCCTATTCTCAATGGAAGACATACGGGCAGCTCTTCAATGAATGTTCGGTATGGAAGCACAGTCACTTACACCTGTGACCGGGGCCCAGAGCAAGGAGTGAACTTCATTCTCACTGGGGAGAGAACTATCCGTTGTACCACTGATAGTCAGAAGACTGGGACCTGGAGCGGCCCTGCCCCACGCTGTGAACTTTCTGTTTCTGAGGTTCGGTGTCCACCTCCCCAGATCCTAAGAGGCCAAATATCATCCGGGCAGAAAGATCAATATTCCTATAATGACACTGTGGTATTTGCTTGCGTATTTGGCTTCACCATGAAGGGCAGCAAGGGAATCCGATGTAATGCCCAAGGCTCATGGGAACCATCGGTACCAGTCTGTGAAAAGG ATTGTCAAGCTCCTCCTAAAATTCTCCATGGGCAAAAGGAAGATAGACACATGATTCGCTTTGACCCTGGAACATCCATAAAATATAGCTGCGACCCTGGCTATGTGCTGGTGGGAGAAGAATCCATACATTGTACCTCTGAGGGAGTGTGGATACCCACTGCCCCCACATGCAAAG TGGCAGAATGTGAACCTATAGGAAAGCAAGTCTTTAAAAAACCCAAGAACCAACTTATTAGACTAGATGTCAACTCTTCTTGTGATGAAGG GTACCGGCTAAGCGAGAGTGTTTATCAGCAGTGCCAAGGCACAATTCCTTGGTTTATGGAGATTCGTCTCTGTAAAG ATATCACCTGCCCACCACCCCCTGTTATCTACAATGGAGTACACACAGGGGGTTCCTCAGATGTCCTATATGGGACCACAGTCACTTACACATGTAACCCCGGGCCAGAGAGAGGAGTGAAGTTCAACCTCATTGGGGAGAGCACCATCCGTTGTACAAGCAACGATCAAGAGACGGGCATCTGGAGTGGCCCCGCTCCTGTCTGTAAACTTTCCCTCCCTGCTGTTCAGTGCTCACATGTCCACATTGCAAATGGATACAAGATATCTAGCAAGGAAGCCCCATATTTCTACAATGACAGTGTGATATTCAAGTGTAATAATGGATTTACTTTGAAGGGCAGCAGTCAGGTTCGTTGCAAAGCCAATAACACCTGGGATCCTGAAACACCAGTTTGTGAAAAAG GCTGTCAGCCACCTTCTGAGCTCCACCATGGTCGGCATACAGGTGGAAATAGGGTCCTCTTTGTCTCTGGGATGACTGTAGACTACACCTGTGATCCTGGCTACTTGCTTGTGGGAAACAGATCCATTCACTGTATGCCTTCAGGAAATTGGAGTCCTTCTGCCCCTCGGTGTGAAG AAGCACCATGCCAACCTTTGAAAGAAGGTCTTCGAGAGGTTCCAGTTGGTTCACCTGTGGTACCagttaatatgtcctgccaagaTGG GTACCGGTTGACTGGACATGCTTATCGGAAATGTCAAGATGATAGGAATAGGGTTTGGTTCCAAAAGATTCTACTTTGTAaag TTATCCGCTGTCAACCTCCACCAGTGATTAACAATGGGAGGCACAGGGGTGTAATGGCAGAACACTTTCTGTATGGAAATGAAGTCTCTTATGAATGTGACCAAGGATTCTATCTTCTGGGAGAGAAAAGTATACGGTGCATAAGTGATTCTAAAGGACGTGGATCTTGGCGTGGACCTCCCCCACAGTGCATAAAATCTCCTCCTGTGACTCACTGCCCTAATCCAGAAGTCACACATGGATACAAGCTGAATAAAACTCGTTCTTCATATTCCCACAATGACATAGTACATGTTGCCTGTGATCCTGGCTTCATCATGAATGGGAGTCACTTGATTAGGTGTCATACTGACAACAAATGGGTGCCAGGTGTACCAACTTGTATCAAAAAGG CTTTCTTAGGATGTCAACGTCCGTTTAAGATCCCCCACGGAAATCATACCGGTGGAGACATAGCTCGATTTTCTCCCGGAATGTCAATCCTGTATAGCTGCAACCGAGGCTACCTGCTTGTAGGAGAGGCAGTCCTTCTTTGCACACATGAGGGAACCTGGAACGGACCTGTCCCTTATTGCAAAG AGGTGAACTGTAGCTTCCCAgagcatataaatggaatccagAGTGGTCTGGAGCCTGGAAAAATGTATCAGTATGGAGCTGTCATCACTTTAGAATGTGAAGATGGATATACCCTAGAAGGCAGTCCCCAGAGCCAGTGTCAGGAAGATCACGGATGGAACCCTCCCCTGGCTGTTTGCAAATCCCCAA GCTCACTTGTTCCTCTTATTTGTG